A genomic window from Archocentrus centrarchus isolate MPI-CPG fArcCen1 chromosome 2, fArcCen1, whole genome shotgun sequence includes:
- the LOC115793113 gene encoding uncharacterized protein LOC115793113, translating into MGRPSLKLIQEADTCWNSTYNMLQHVYDLREPLGAALAGLHPDITPLSSEQYDIIADCLKVLSPFNDATVELSEEKRVSGSKVIPLLSMLHHALEEEDLGMVQTPESTAMADSLRSQLREKLSALQPMSVMSLATLLDPRFKKIGFFSPNKAADAEKRLISECAAVIRNYASSSSSQPHISEASQPVTQGSKLWHRLDTTIL; encoded by the exons ATGGGCCGGCCATCACTGAAGCTAATCCAAGAAGCGGATACATGTTGGAACAGCACGTACAACATGCTCCAACATGTTTATGACctcagagaacctctaggagcAGCTTTGGCAGGCCTACATCCTGACATCACCCCACTTTCATCAGAACAATATGACATTATTGCAGACTGTTTAAAAGTGCTGTCCCCATTTAATGATGCCACAGTTGAGCTGTCAGAGGAGAAGAGAGTTTCAGGATCAAAGGTCATTCCCCTTTTATCAATGCTGCACCATGCACTGGAGGAGGAAGACCTGGGAATGGTCCAGACTCCAGAGAGCACAGCAATGGCTGATAGTCTGAGGAGTCAGTTAAGGGAGAAGCTCTCTGCTTTACAACCAATGAGTGTCATGTCACTGGCAACACTGCTTGATCCCAGGTTTAAAAAGATAGGCTTCTTTAGCCCCAATAAAGCAGCAGATGCAGAGAAGAGGCTCATTTCTGAATGTGCTGCTGTCATACGTAACTACGcctcttcctcatcatcacAACCGCACATATCAGAAGCTTCTCAGCCTGTGACTCAAG GTAGCAAACTGTGGCATCGTTTGGACACCACAATCCTGTAG